The Stappia sp. genome window below encodes:
- a CDS encoding ATP-grasp domain-containing protein, protein MARTVLLTLGRMPKCLDLARGFHALGRRVVVAEPFAWHLCRASRAVAKSVRVPAPARDAPGYRAALGEVIAAEGVDLVVPVSEELLYVAALRDTLPEGVALHSPPQATVLELHDKLRFAQKIRALGLPAPETHSADSAAARALAARTPVVLKPRNSCAGLGVSFHGAGALPDGAFPGGALSSDMVVQERKDGRVLSSFSLVAAGRVRVTSVYRGVVMSGTVAVCFERLEAQAAIERFVEEFSAKTGYSGFLSFDFVEAADGSVTAIECNPRVTSGIHFLEAADVARAIADPGGDDPVRFRPERLMQQFYPCLIEAEAALFTRKEPGLKWRALRSARDVTWDRADPLVFPTMTFTSYPILVPAIFKGKSMAETATEDLAWREELPMDTPEPA, encoded by the coding sequence ATGGCCAGGACCGTGTTGCTTACGCTGGGGCGGATGCCCAAATGTCTCGACCTCGCGCGCGGGTTTCACGCGCTCGGGCGGCGGGTTGTGGTGGCCGAGCCCTTCGCCTGGCACCTGTGCCGCGCCTCGCGCGCTGTCGCGAAGAGCGTCCGCGTGCCGGCGCCCGCGCGCGATGCGCCCGGCTACCGCGCCGCGCTTGGCGAGGTGATCGCGGCGGAAGGCGTCGATCTCGTCGTGCCGGTGTCGGAGGAACTCCTGTATGTGGCGGCGCTGCGGGACACGCTGCCCGAAGGCGTCGCGCTCCATTCCCCGCCGCAAGCGACCGTGCTGGAGCTGCACGACAAGCTGCGTTTCGCGCAAAAGATCCGCGCGCTCGGGTTGCCCGCGCCCGAAACCCATTCGGCCGACAGTGCGGCGGCGCGGGCGCTCGCCGCGCGCACGCCTGTCGTGCTGAAACCCCGCAACTCCTGCGCCGGTCTGGGGGTGAGCTTTCACGGTGCCGGTGCGCTCCCCGATGGCGCGTTCCCCGGCGGCGCGCTGTCGTCCGATATGGTCGTGCAGGAGCGCAAGGACGGGCGCGTGCTGAGCAGCTTTTCGCTCGTCGCGGCGGGCCGTGTGCGGGTCACCTCCGTCTATCGCGGCGTGGTGATGAGCGGCACGGTGGCGGTGTGTTTCGAGCGGCTGGAGGCGCAGGCCGCGATCGAGCGGTTCGTGGAGGAATTTTCTGCGAAGACGGGCTATTCCGGCTTTCTGTCCTTCGATTTCGTGGAGGCCGCCGACGGATCGGTCACGGCCATAGAATGCAATCCGCGGGTCACCAGCGGGATTCATTTTCTGGAAGCCGCGGATGTGGCGCGCGCTATCGCCGATCCGGGCGGAGACGATCCGGTCCGCTTTCGCCCCGAGCGGCTGATGCAGCAGTTCTACCCCTGTCTGATCGAGGCCGAGGCGGCGCTTTTCACGCGCAAGGAGCCGGGGCTCAAGTGGCGGGCGCTGCGCAGCGCCCGCGACGTGACCTGGGACCGCGCCGATCCCTTGGTGTTCCCGACCATGACCTTCACCTCCTATCCGATCCTGGTGCCGGCGATCTTCAAGGGAAAATCCATGGCCGAGACGGCGACGGAGGATCTGGCGTGGCGGGAGG